A window of the Citrus sinensis cultivar Valencia sweet orange chromosome 9, DVS_A1.0, whole genome shotgun sequence genome harbors these coding sequences:
- the LOC112497919 gene encoding protein DEEPER ROOTING 1 translates to MRIFNWMQNKLGGIHSSKKPDLLSSLSANSRDCVQKESCKEEFVEWTHGLLAIGTIGNVNLKDLDHDSVQDPTPDEEVATLQNEVNLILHEPEDSEVDDETTINDSNPRTTTAAAFSSSGKDISFDSTKSPGVISSKSLSFLLKKMIACRSGFAPAPSLKDPVSESQMEKIMRAILHKKMKIYPQSSGTALSSKKYLKSRTVNTPESANEDDFNEDAENGSKWVKTDSEYIVLEI, encoded by the exons ATGAGG ATTTTCAATTGGATGCAAAACAAGCTCGGTGGGATACATTCAAGCAAGAAACCGGACTTGCTTTCCTCATTATCAGCTAATAGTAGAG ATTGTGTGCAGAAAGAATCTTGTAAAGAAGAATTCGTGGAGTGGACTCACGGGTTGCTAGCAATTGGGACAATTGGAAATGTTAACTTGAAGGACCTGGATCATGATTCTGTACAAGATCCTACCCCTGATGAAGAAGTGGCAACACTTCAAAATGAAGTAAACTTAATATTGCATGAACCGGAAGATTCAGAAGTTGATGATGAAACAACCATCAATGATTCAAACCCCAGGACCACAACAGCTGCAGCCTTTAGTAGCTCTGGGAAAGATATTAGCTTCGATAGTACTAAAAGCCCTGGTGTCATTAGCAGCAAATCATTGTCTTTTCTTCTCAAAAAGATGATTGCTTGCAGAAGTGGGTTTGCCCCTGCCCCAAGTTTAAAAGATCCAGTCTCAGAATCCCAAATGGAAAAG ATAATGAGGGCTATACTtcacaagaaaatgaaaatatatccCCAGAGTTCTGGTACAGCATTGTCTAGTAAAAAATACCTGAAGAGCAGAACAGTGAATACGCCAGAGTCTGCTAATGAGGATGATTTCAATGAAGACGCAGAGAACGGAAGCAAATGGGTTAAGACAGATTCTGAAT ATATTGTATTAGAGATATAA
- the LOC102608898 gene encoding sm-like protein LSM1A, with amino-acid sequence MSWAGPDDVFLSTSLATYLDKKILVLLRDGRKLLGLLRSFDQFANVVLEGACERIIVGDLYCDIPLGLYVIRGENVVLIGELDLEKEELPAHMTRVSTAEIKRAQKAEKDATVLKGSMRKRMEFLDFD; translated from the exons ATGTCGTGGGCTGGCCCTGATGATGTCTTTCTCTCCACTTCTCTCGCCACCTATCTCGACA AAAAAATTCTCGTCCTGTTGCGAGATGGGCGGAAGCTCTTGGGTTTGCTCCgttcatttgatcaatttg CTAATGTTGTTCTTGAAGGTGCTTGTGAGCGAATCATTGTGGGTGATCTTTACTGTGATATCCCCTTAGGTCTATACGTAATCCGTGGGGAGAATGTTGTCTTAATTGGAGAGCTG GATTTAGAGAAGGAGGAGCTACCTGCACATATGACTCGTGTATCAACAGCTGAGATAAAGAGG GCTCAGAAAGCGGAAAAGGATGCCACAGTTTTGAAGGGTTCCATGAGAAAAAGAATGGAGTTCCTTGATTTTGATTAA
- the LOC102608607 gene encoding uncharacterized protein LOC102608607, producing MVTASEISAKLNLKPHVEGGFYTETFRDASVFLSKSQLPSEYKVDRAVSTAIYFLLPSGSVSRLHRLPCAETWHFYTGEPITIFELNDKDGKIKLTCLGNDLGNNQQPQYTVPPNVWFGSFPTNDFHISPDGAVSKVESRDAESHYSLVGCTCAPAFQFEDFELAKRSDLVSSFPNHAPLISLLTFPE from the exons ATGGTTACTGCATCGGAGATATCAGCTAAATTGAATCTAAAGCCACACGTAGAGGGTGGCTTTTACACAGAAACTTTCAGAGACGCTTCTGTTTTTCTCTCCAAGTCTCAACTTCCCTCTGAAT ACAAAGTTGATCGTGCTGTCAGCACAGCTATATACTTCTTGCTACCATCGGGTAGTGTGTCACGCCTCCATCGATTACCATGTGCAGAAACCTGGCATTTTTACACAGGAGAACCTATTACG ATATTTGAACTGAATGACAAAGATgggaaaatcaaattaacatGTCTGGGCAATGATCTTGGAAACAATCAGCAACCACAGTACACGGTGCCCCCAAATGTGTGGTTTGGTTCATTTCCAACCAATGACTTTCACATTTCCCCAGATGGGGCAGTGAGCAAGGTTGAATCAAGGGATGCTGAGAGTCACTACTCCCTCGTGGGATGCACTTGTGCACCTGCTTTTCAGTTTGAAGACTTTGAGTTGGCAAAACGCTCTGACCTTGTTTCAAGCTTTCCCAATCATGCGCCCCTCATCTCTTTACTCACCTTTCCTGAGTAA
- the LOC102608317 gene encoding actin-104-like: MGVEDLYEFRSIVCDSGSGSVKTGFAGDDAPCVVFPSLIGQPRNKNSMIGIGQKDMYFGDEAQAKRGVLRLSHPVNRGMVRDWDAMERLWEHIFDKELRVTIEEHPVLLTEPPLNPKINREKMVEIMFEGFEIPATYVAIQAVLSLYASGRTTGIVMDSGEGVTHVVPIYEGYALPHAIQRLELAGKDLTDYLTMNLTKDGYIFTTSAEREIVRDIKERLSYVAMDFEKELAMSKESSQLDKQYELPDGQVITIGAAQFKAPEVLFDPSRMGLETEGAHEILVRAIMRSDMDVRREMYGNVVLSGGTSLIPGLPDRLAKELCNLASPGVGVRVVAPPQRLHSVWIGGSILASLSTFQQMWITKEDYMESGPSVVHMKCF; this comes from the exons ATGGGCGTGGAGGACCTTTATGAATTCCGGTCAATTGTTTGTGATAGTGGCTCAGGGTCGGTGAAG ACTGGGTTTGCTGGTGACGATGCTCCATGCGTTGTATTTCCTAGCCTTATAGGCCAACCAAGAAACAAGAATTCCATGATTGGCATTGGACAAAAGGATATGTATTTTGGAGATGAAGCACAAGCCAAGCGCGGAGTCCTCAGATTAAGTCATCCTGTTAATCGTGGAATGGTTCGAGATTGGGATGCAATGGAGAGACTCTGGGAACATATATTTGATAAGGAGCTCAGAGTCACCATAGAAGAACACCCTGTTCTATTAACAGAGCCGCCGCTGAATCCAAAAATTAACAGAGAGAAGATGGTTGAAATCATGTTTGAAGGTTTTGAAATTCCTGCCACCTATGTAGCTATTCAAGCCGTGCTTTCCCTCTATGCTAGTGGTCGAACAACag GAATTGTGATGGATTCTGGGGAAGGTGTCACACACGTAGTTCCAATCTACGAGGGCTATGCATTACCGCACGCAATCCAACGGCTTGAACTAGCTGGCAAGGACCTCACAGATTACCTCACCATGAACTTAACAAAAGACGGCTACATCTTCACCACATCAGCCGAAAGAGAAATTGTGAGGGACATAAAAGAGCGACTGTCATACGTAGCAATGGATTTCGAGAAGGAACTTGCGATGTCAAAGGAGAGCTCACAGCTGGACAAGCAATACGAATTGCCAGATGGGCAAGTCATAACTATTGGAGCCGCACAGTTCAAAGCCCCGGAAGTTCTGTTTGATCCAAGCAGAATGGGATTAGAGACGGAAGGTGCGCATGAGATTTTGGTGAGGGCAATCATGAGGAGTGATATGGATGTTAGAAGGGAAATGTATGGGAATGTGGTGCTCAGCGGTGGCACCAGTTTGATACCAGGCTTGCCTGATAGATTGGCCAAAGAACTCTGCAATCTTGCATCTCCTGGTGTGGGAGTGAGAGTTGTTGCACCACCACAGAGGCTGCACAGTGTGTGGATTGGTGGCTCCATTTTGGCCTCCTTAAGCACTTTTCAACAG ATGTGGATTACAAAGGAAGATTACATGGAATCTGGTCCTTCTGTAGTGCATATGAAATGCTTCTAA
- the LOC102608027 gene encoding uncharacterized protein LOC102608027 codes for MYRTAAKRLLSHRVPSINVSSGRTRLLPNLRQITCSSRFSTSTVNPQSGPNHQVNNEAPNFTDSKTTSSSSAAEEARDARSHKRERPRVVEYRDEQARVLEASLRHVAKHGWGEAAMIAGARDVGLSPSIIGSFPRKDAALVEFFMDDCLQRLIDRIDSGEDLKDLIPSQRISKLVRIRLEMQAPYISKWPQALSIQAQPLNVPTSFKQRAMLVDEIWHAVGDEASDIDWYVKRTVLGGIYSTTEIYMLTDSSPDFCDTSRFLDDRVRDAFDLKKTFQEATYLAEAVGAGMGSSLQGFVSKVFKR; via the exons ATGTACAGAACGGCAGCGAAACGCCTACTCTCGCACCGTGTGCCGTCGATTAACGTTAGCAGCGGCCGTACGCGATTACTCCCTAATCTCCGTCAAATCACTTGCTCTTCTCGATTTTCCACTTCCACCGTAAATCCCCAATCAGGCCCTAATCATCAAGTCAACAATGAAGCCCCTAATTTCACGGATTCCAAGACGACGTCGTCTTCGTCTGCTGCAGAGGAAGCTCGTGATGCTCGCAGCCATAAGAGGGAGAGACCGAGAGTTGTGGAGTACCGAGACGAGCAGGCGCGAGTGCTCGAGGCGTCTCTGCGCCACGTGGCGAAGCACGGATGGGGCGAGGCGGCTATGATTGCAGGCGCAAGGGACGTTGGCTTGTCTCCTTCCATCATTGGATCTTTCCCCAGAAAGGACGCCGCTCTCGTTGAG TTTTTTATGGATGATTGCTTACAAAGGCTAATTGATAGAATTGACTCGGGGGAGGATTTAAAGGACTTGATTCCGAGTCAGCGCATCTCGAAGCTGGTTCGAATTCGTCTGGAAATGCAAGCGCCTTACATTTCTAAGTGGCCTCAGGCTCTTAGCATCCAA GCTCAGCCATTGAATGTACCCACTAGTTTTAAACAGAGGGCAATGCTGGTTGATGAGATTTGGCATGCTGTTGGGGATGAGGCTTCAGATATAGATTGGTATGTGAAGCGCACCGTCCTTGGAGGAATTTATTCCACAACTGAGATTTACATGCTGACTGATAGTTCCCCag ATTTTTGTGACACATCGAGGTTCTTGGATGATCGAGTAAGAGATGCTTTTGATTTGAAGAAAACCTTTCAAGAG GCAACGTATTTGGCTGAAGCTGTTGGTGCTGGAATGGGGAGTTCTCTGCAGGGGTTTGTtagtaaagtatttaaaagaTGA